The region CCATTCTTCGTGCTCTCGTGCTTCATCAGCCTGACCCGCGGCCACTCCACCAAAGAGCGTAAGCAATTGGCCTGGCGCGTGGCCTTTGCGGCGCTGATCGCAAGCGTGGTGCTGTATTTGTTTGGCAGGGCCATCTTTGGCGTATTCGGCATTACCGCCGACGCCTTTCGCATTGGTGCTGGCAGTGTGCTGTTCATTTCCGCATTGGGAATGGCACAAGGTAAATCCACGGTGCAAACCGACAATGTGCAGCAGGACGTTACCATTGTCCCGCTGACCATTCCCTTGACCGTTGGTCCGGGTACGATCGGCGCCTTGCTGGTGATGGGCGTCGGCCATCCGGAATGGGAAGACAAGCTGCTCGCCATCATCAGCATCGCCCTGGCCAGCTTCACCGTCGGCCTGGTGCTGTACCTTTCGCACCGCATCGAACGGATCCTGGGTGACCAGGGCCTGCAGATTGTCAGCCGCTTGATGGGGCTGTTTGTTTGCGCGCTGGCCGCGCAGATTATCTTTACCGGGATCAAGGGCTATCTGGTGCCCTAGATCTGCAGCTCGATAATCTCGCGCAGAGCAACAGCCTCAAGGCTTTTTTCCACTTTGGCGCGGAACTGCTGTTCAAACAGACGCACATTGAAACGTACCAGTTCGGCCTTGACCCGCTGGTGTGTGCGCTCGCGAAACAGAAAGCCTGCACAGAGCTGAGATTGCTCGAGCGCTTCGTGGTAGACCACCATATCCACGCAGCCATTACGGGCCGGAGCACAGGGTAACAACTGAAAAACACCCTGCTCACGGGTTCGCTGCTCGAACTGCAGCCTGGCCGTGGTATTTAAATTAAGCCCATGCATGGCCAGTTGCATCCCTCTAGCGTATTGGCTGCCGGCCACAGCCGAAATAGCCAACAGCGCCTTATCGACGATCTCGGATCGCTCATTGTCTGGCCAATGCACCTCACTCGCGGGCAACGCATCCCAGCCATAAAACTTCAGTTTGTTCTTGTAGAAACCGTACCAGTCCGTGATCAGACCATGCTCAAAGGCAAAGCGGGTTTCCTGTTCGGCTTGCAGTAATGCCAACTTCACCGAACTTCTTTGGGCCAAGGACACATCAGCCATGAACGATACAAGACCTGCCCCGATTACTGCAGCTTGTGGCTTATTCATGGTTGCCTCCTTGCTTCTTGCCCAGTTCCAACAGGTAGCATCGTTCCTGTTGTTTACGCTCGATCAACCTGCGCAACTCTTCGCGGCGCGGTTCAAACAGTGCACAGTCCAGTTGCGCAGACTGCCCCTTGATGAGTACATCGCCTTGAATCGTATTGGCGTACAGCGGCTGCTCGATCGTCACTTGCTCCAGTAGCAAGGAAGTCTGCAATGCGATGCTGCACATATCGATAATCGGTCCCTTGTGGACCAAACCTATTTCCAGCGCAATTCGAGTACCGCTGGCATCGCCTTCAAAGGCAAATGGACGAAAAATGTCCAGGCCACCCTGCGTGCTCCCGAGCGCTTGCAAACCCTGCTCGACGACACTCGAAGCCCCTGCGTGTCGGCCTTCCAACCACAAAGTCAGGGGCTGGATGGGCGCCACCATCGATGCTCGACCACTTGGCGTGTGTGTATCCTGGAACAGCTGGGTCAAGATCCAGTCGCGCGCGGACAATCCGTGGCGGTAGCGGCTGTACCATTGGGGGTAATCAGCGAATCGCGAGCCTACGGCTTTATTGGCCACCAGTTGCGCATACAGCAGCGAGTCGAGCACCGCCTGGCGTTCACTGAGCGATACCTCAGGTGCAATCAACAGCAAGGTGCCAGCGGCCATCCATACCGAATAGTTGTCTGTTCTCATGTCCCTTCCTTGTGCAGATCAGTTTGAGCATCCGGGATGACTCGCGCACGAGCCATCCCGAGTGATCAGATTTCGTAATCCAGGACGTTGGCCATGGAACGCTCGCCCAACTTGTCTTCGATGGCGCTGCGTACACGCTCATAGAGGGATTTGTTGAATGACAATGCTGCAGTGCCCGTATAGAACTCCTCGGCGGTGCTGTTCCACTCGAGTACAAACAGATCCAGATCGTGCTTTGAGGTATTGGTGTGGACACAGCCCATCGCAAGTACCACTTCACCTTCGCTGGTCTCGATGCAGGAAGCCAGGCCAATATTGGCGGTGTTTCTGTTTTTGACGTTGCGATCGAAAAGCTTCTGGGCCTCGCTGACCAGACCAAGTTTTTTCATGGCATCCCCAGCAAGCTTGCTCAACAGCTCACCAGGCGCGCCCCCCAGAACAGCGGTTCCCATGGCGCCGATGGCCTTGGAAGTGATGGCCGCGATTGTCAGCGCCTGGGAAGAGGCGCTTTCCCGCTCGTAGCTCCGGCGAGCGGTGACCCAGCCACAGTCCTGCATGACTTTGAGAAACTGCTTGAACCAGGCCTCGCCCTGACCTTCCTGGTCATAAAGTTTGCTGGCGACCAACGAGGCGAAGTGGTAGGCGTTCTTCACATCGGTGCGGCTTTGCAGCGACATGCCGGCGCCAAAAGCCATCAACGATTGCTCAACGACGGCAGCGGTGTTGGTGCTCAGGATTTCTGTGTTTTCGCTCATTTCGAATAGTCCTTTTCATGAAGCCCCGGTCGCAATCGCCGGGGCCCCACACTATTCGAGACAGCTGTTTGGATCAGGATCGAAGGCTTTCCCCTGCAACCTCAGTCCTGTGCTGGATACCAGCGCGGGGTGTACACCCACTGTCCACCATCAGCACGGTCGAAGCCGCAGGTGGTCGACGAACCGACCAGCACCATGGTGCGCATGTCGACCATTTCCGGCTGCAGTTCGCCGAGGGTGACGACCTTCAATGTCTGCCCTGGCCTGCCAATGTCTCGACCAAGTACCACAGGGGTATCTGCGGTACGATGCTGGCGAACGATCTCCAGGGCCCGGCCCAATTGCCAAGGCCGTGAGCGCGAGATCGGATTGTAGAACGCCAATGCCAGGTCGGCCTGGCAAGCCAGGTCCAGACGTTTCTCGATAATCGACCAGGGTTTCAGATTGTCCGAAAGCGACAATACGCAGAAGTCATGACCCAAGGGGGCGCCAGCCTGAGCGGCGGTTGCCAGGGAAGCAGAAACACCTGGCAGCATTTGCAGGTCGACAGCGTGCCACTGCGGATCGCTCGATTCGTGCAACGCTTCCAGCACCGCAGCGGCCATGGCGAACACGCCAGGGTCACCTGAAGACACCACTACCACCGAACGGCCCTGTGCGGCCAGCTCGAAGGCGTGCCGGGCACGCTGCATCTCTTCACGGTTGTCAGTGCAGTGCATGACCTGATCGGCGCGGAAAGGGCCAGCCATGCGCACATAGGTTTCATAACCAAGAATGTCGTTGGCTCGGGCCAGCTCGGCCTTGGCTGCTGGGACCATGAACCCGGCCGCGCCAGGCCCCAAACCGATCACTGCCAGTCGTCCGCGAGCACGGCCAATTTGCGCTGGATCGATCGGCTGATTGGCAACCAGAATGGCCAAACCATCGGTAACCGGTTGCGGTGGCAGCAATTGCGGCATGACCTGCTCTGCCAGCGCACTGGCGCTCTGGGCGGTGGGTGCAAAGCGTACCGGTATATTCAACGCTGTTGCTGCCGCGTGCAGCGACGCATCGGCCATCAATGCATCGCTCGCCAACAGACAGGCAAGTGCTGGCTCGGCAATGCGTAGCTCGCGCAGCGCATCACGCACTACGGTTGCCAGCGCCGGCACTGCAGCGTTCACCGCAATCAGCACGCAGCGTGGATAGATGACGAGTTCCTGAGCCGAAACTTCCCGCGCGTCACAGCCCACATGAATAGCCAGTTGTGCCTGCTCGCTTTGCGGCAATTGTGCTTGCGCCAACCAGGGCGCATGCCCCTCGATGCGCACCGACTCGCCCGCGAGTAAATCGGAAACAAAGCGTTTGCCCAGTTCCAGGTCGGCCAGGGCGTAGCCCGTTGGCGGATTGAGCAGGCAAGTACCGAAACGCAGCTCTCCGCTGGTAGTGATTGCCGGGGCGACGCCCAACCCGGCAGCGATTTCGCGCGCCATGACGTTGACGCCACCCAGCCCCCCGAGCAAAGGCACGACTGCACTGCCATCCTCAGCCACAGCCAGTACCGGCGGCTCGGCACCTTTTTCCAGCAACACGCCCGCCAGGGTGCGAATCACGATGCCAGCAGCGCACAGGGCGATGATTGGCGTGTCCCGTTGATAGAGCTGTCGCAGCGTAGCGCCGAACTCCGGGTAGCTGCAGTCAACGTCCTCGACCCGCCCTTGCAGTCCATGGATCACTGCATCGGGGTACATTTGCTGGATCTTGCGAGCAGTGCTCAGGCTGCCTTTGCCAAGAATGACAATCGCCGGTGCTTTACGAGTCATCAGCCCTGCCACCTTTCACCGGGAACAATAATCAACGAGAAATATGGCGAGGACTGCGGATCGACCTCATCCAGAGCGACGATCTTCTGGTTGGCCATGGTCGCTCGCTCCACATACAAAGCGCGATCTGCCATGCCCAACTCGGTCAGTACTTCGCGCACCTTGGGGAAGTTGCGTCCAAGCTTCATGATCACGGCTGCATCAGCATCGGCCAGACGGCGCTTGAGCTCGGCATGCGGCAGCACACCAGAAAGTACCGACAGGCTTTGATTGCGGTAAACCAGAGGGGCACCCAATACCGAAGCGCCGCCAAGCATCGAGCAGACCCCTGGAATCACCTGAGCCTCGTAACGTTCGGCAAGACGGTCGTGCAGGTACATATAGGAGCCGTAGAAGAACGGATCGCCTTCGCAGATCACCGCGACATCACGCCCGGCGTCCAGATGCGCGGCGACTTCCAGGCTGGCAGCATCATAAAAATCGCTGATGACCTGTTCATAGGACAGCGGCGCTGGCAGTACCTCGGTGGTCACTGGATACACCAGTGGCAGAAGGGTCTGGGCTTGCTGCAAATGGCCTTCGATAATGCCGAAGGCGTTACCACGCTTGCCTTTGGCAACGAAGTACGCGACCACCGGCGATTCGCGCAGCAAGCGCAGGGCCTTTACGGTAATCAGTTCTGGATCGCCAGGCCCTACGCCCAAGCCCAGCAAACGTCCACGCGCCTGCATCATTCGACCTCCGTGGCCAGAGCATTGACTGCCGCAGCGGCCATGGCGCTGCCACCCAGGCGCCCCTGCATGATCACAAAAGGTACGTCGCGGCTATCGGCAGCGAGCATCGCCT is a window of Pseudomonas sp. DG56-2 DNA encoding:
- a CDS encoding precorrin-2 C(20)-methyltransferase, producing the protein MMQARGRLLGLGVGPGDPELITVKALRLLRESPVVAYFVAKGKRGNAFGIIEGHLQQAQTLLPLVYPVTTEVLPAPLSYEQVISDFYDAASLEVAAHLDAGRDVAVICEGDPFFYGSYMYLHDRLAERYEAQVIPGVCSMLGGASVLGAPLVYRNQSLSVLSGVLPHAELKRRLADADAAVIMKLGRNFPKVREVLTELGMADRALYVERATMANQKIVALDEVDPQSSPYFSLIIVPGERWQG
- a CDS encoding MarC family protein, with amino-acid sequence MLHELFSVYMKMLVLYSPFFVLSCFISLTRGHSTKERKQLAWRVAFAALIASVVLYLFGRAIFGVFGITADAFRIGAGSVLFISALGMAQGKSTVQTDNVQQDVTIVPLTIPLTVGPGTIGALLVMGVGHPEWEDKLLAIISIALASFTVGLVLYLSHRIERILGDQGLQIVSRLMGLFVCALAAQIIFTGIKGYLVP
- the cobJ gene encoding precorrin-3B C(17)-methyltransferase gives rise to the protein MTRKAPAIVILGKGSLSTARKIQQMYPDAVIHGLQGRVEDVDCSYPEFGATLRQLYQRDTPIIALCAAGIVIRTLAGVLLEKGAEPPVLAVAEDGSAVVPLLGGLGGVNVMAREIAAGLGVAPAITTSGELRFGTCLLNPPTGYALADLELGKRFVSDLLAGESVRIEGHAPWLAQAQLPQSEQAQLAIHVGCDAREVSAQELVIYPRCVLIAVNAAVPALATVVRDALRELRIAEPALACLLASDALMADASLHAAATALNIPVRFAPTAQSASALAEQVMPQLLPPQPVTDGLAILVANQPIDPAQIGRARGRLAVIGLGPGAAGFMVPAAKAELARANDILGYETYVRMAGPFRADQVMHCTDNREEMQRARHAFELAAQGRSVVVVSSGDPGVFAMAAAVLEALHESSDPQWHAVDLQMLPGVSASLATAAQAGAPLGHDFCVLSLSDNLKPWSIIEKRLDLACQADLALAFYNPISRSRPWQLGRALEIVRQHRTADTPVVLGRDIGRPGQTLKVVTLGELQPEMVDMRTMVLVGSSTTCGFDRADGGQWVYTPRWYPAQD